The genome window AGCAGTGCTGTTCCAACAGACAAAAATAAAACGATGAAAGCGGTCAGCAGTATCAGTTTAAATGTATTGCTTTCCAATGTAATGACACTGCTGTCGTTATTCTGGATTAATTCGTGACCAATATAGGCGCCTATCAAAGCGTATACACCAGCTAAAATTCCTGACAAACCACTCAAAGAGATAAATTGTGTGGATTTGTTCATCATATTTTTGATGTCACTGATGTCTTGTAAATATTTTTCTTCCATTTTTAAAGTACTTTGAAAAACAAAGTTAATTATAATATTTGAGAAATTGAATATTTTTTTTATTAATTTTAATATATGAAGATAACCGATGAATATATCTACCGGCAGCCCGAAAAGTATCAAGTGATATTACTGCATTTAATCAGTGTTTTCGAGCAGGAAATTCCTGAACTCAAACTGCTTTTTAAATGGGGGATACCTTATTTCTATTATAATAAAAAGCCATTTTGTTATTTGGCTCCCAATCACAGAAAAGGTTTTGTAGACGCTGGTTTTTCTAGAGGCTTCCAATTAAAAGGCAATCAGGAAAGTCTAGTTGGCGAGAAACGGAATACCGTTAAGTCTCTTAGATATTATGACTTAGAAACGATAGATAATGCAGTCCTGATTGAAGTGATTCGGGAAGCTGTGTTATTATATGCCTAAATAAATCATTTATTGGTCTCAAACAGAGTTTAAAACTATGCACTTTCAGTGTATCTCGCTTTAGCTTCTAAAAAAGTTTTTGCCACAGATTCACAGATTTTAAAATCATTTTTTATCTGTAATCTGTGGCAAAATTTCATCAATTAGAATCAATGTACAGGAATGACTGGATTCCAGCCATTTAATACATACGAAGGTTTTCTGTAGTTATTAATAAGTTCAGCATCTTTTTCCATAGTCAGCTGTTTGGATGCTGGATGTCTTTTGCTCAAATCGGCAGCTTTACCGGTTTCAAGATCAGTAGTGTTATATTCCCAATATTTGATATTATCTGCCTGATCTGTTACAGTTCCCCATCCTGACGGGCGAAGGCCTTCTGCTTTGCAGTCAATAAGGACTGCTTCGGCAAAAGGATATTTTATGCCATGATTATCGGGAGCTCTTGCAATATCAGTTTCAGCATCGCCAATGGATCTTATGATGCAGTTTACTAATACATTCCCGTGATTTTTATCTGTATTTCGCACCCACATATGAGGACCGGAATAAGAGACAAACTCGCAGCGGTTAAAGAAAACGGCTCCATATCCCAATACATTGTCGCCATGCCCCAGTATTTTCGAATTGTTTACATACACACGCCCGGTCGCCTGCAGGGCATCGCCGCTTCCTTCAATAGAGACGTTGTCAATAATCATTTTATCACCTACAGTCAATAAAGCTTCAGCCTGCGCGGGTTTTTCTCCTATGGACTGAATTGTTAGATTAGCAACGGTAATTTCCGAAGAACGGTGTACAGCCATTACAGCCCTAATATTATGAACATCTTTATTTAAATTGGGATCGGGACTCATTTCACGAAAATTAAATACACCATTGTTA of Flavobacterium marginilacus contains these proteins:
- a CDS encoding DUF1801 domain-containing protein, whose amino-acid sequence is MKITDEYIYRQPEKYQVILLHLISVFEQEIPELKLLFKWGIPYFYYNKKPFCYLAPNHRKGFVDAGFSRGFQLKGNQESLVGEKRNTVKSLRYYDLETIDNAVLIEVIREAVLLYA